From one Prosthecobacter dejongeii genomic stretch:
- a CDS encoding glycosyltransferase, translating to MPPPVQPCRIAFLIRDLGPGGAQRQMTALAKALAARGDFDITVVHFYTGVFEAELRAANIRTICVGKKSRWDLAGFFFRLVKIMRDLRPQVIHGYLHESNLMALMLKPFCGWPGIVWGIRDSSTDAATWGLLGRMSFRLNCLFSGFADRIIANSHAGRKWYVGQGYPEPSFEVIPNAIEAERWGHHSPALHGDTFTVVGRLHPMKDHGTFLRALALVPHARGRIIGSGDEPYAGELRQLAETLGIAGRVSWEPVRTDLPQVYPTLDCVVSSSSYGEGFSNVIGEAMACGLPCIASDVGDSAWLIADARWIFEPGNAEALAQRMRSFIALPAEERRELGNKNRVRIQKDFTPESMVTKTAQVLRDVAKGGNATTRVLWIIPGLGTGGAEMMMAQIIQGLPHLHHTVLSLTAGGKHIEPLRAAGARVHTLDMPAGKPSLTGLWQFLKLVRQARPTVIMGWMYHGCLAAMLARLVVWAPVVWNIRQSLYDLTLEKRGTAWVIRSLVPLSRWVSRITYNSKISAQQHEKLGYAASKTLLIANGFDLEKWHPMASEDQKRVTESQVKIGRFGRYSAIKDYPVFLEAAALIVREIPQAQFILVGTDVDERNAELMIQVRTLGLADHVKLLGERNDLPQLTAELDLSVSSSLSEGFPNVVGEAMACAVPVVATDVGDTAWVMGETGLRVPPRSPTTLAEACLKILHLPPQERRAQGQAGREHILRHFSLGSVLAQFETLLNPPVSSPSRETHAAVLVSHP from the coding sequence ATGCCGCCACCCGTTCAGCCTTGTCGCATCGCTTTCCTCATCCGGGATCTTGGGCCCGGCGGAGCTCAGCGGCAGATGACGGCCCTGGCCAAGGCCCTGGCTGCCAGAGGCGACTTCGACATCACCGTGGTGCATTTTTACACGGGTGTTTTTGAAGCCGAATTGCGAGCGGCAAACATTCGCACGATTTGCGTGGGTAAGAAGTCACGCTGGGATCTGGCGGGGTTCTTTTTTCGCCTTGTTAAAATCATGCGTGATCTCAGGCCCCAGGTAATTCATGGCTACCTCCACGAATCCAATCTGATGGCCCTCATGCTGAAGCCCTTCTGTGGCTGGCCGGGAATCGTGTGGGGTATCCGGGATTCCAGCACGGATGCCGCGACGTGGGGGCTGCTGGGCAGGATGAGCTTCCGCCTCAACTGCCTGTTTTCAGGTTTTGCAGACCGGATCATTGCCAACTCCCATGCGGGGCGGAAATGGTATGTGGGCCAAGGGTACCCGGAGCCATCCTTTGAGGTGATCCCGAACGCCATTGAAGCCGAGCGCTGGGGCCACCACTCCCCTGCCCTGCATGGAGATACGTTTACCGTGGTGGGCAGACTGCACCCGATGAAGGATCACGGGACCTTCCTCCGCGCTCTGGCACTGGTGCCTCATGCACGCGGCCGCATCATCGGCAGTGGAGACGAACCTTATGCCGGAGAACTGCGGCAACTGGCGGAGACGCTGGGTATCGCGGGGCGTGTTTCCTGGGAGCCCGTGCGCACAGACTTGCCCCAGGTGTATCCCACGCTGGACTGTGTGGTCTCTTCCTCCAGTTACGGGGAGGGCTTTTCCAATGTGATCGGCGAGGCGATGGCCTGTGGTCTGCCCTGCATCGCCAGTGATGTGGGCGATTCAGCCTGGTTGATCGCCGATGCGCGCTGGATCTTTGAGCCCGGCAATGCTGAAGCACTCGCTCAGCGGATGCGCAGTTTCATCGCCCTGCCTGCGGAAGAACGGCGTGAGTTAGGAAATAAAAACCGGGTGCGCATCCAGAAAGATTTTACGCCAGAGAGCATGGTCACGAAAACGGCGCAGGTGCTGAGGGATGTGGCAAAGGGAGGTAACGCCACCACGCGTGTGTTATGGATCATCCCGGGCCTAGGGACTGGCGGCGCGGAGATGATGATGGCCCAGATCATTCAGGGGCTGCCGCATCTGCATCACACGGTACTTTCGCTCACGGCGGGAGGTAAACACATCGAGCCGCTGCGGGCAGCGGGCGCGCGGGTGCATACGCTGGACATGCCTGCTGGAAAACCTTCGCTAACGGGACTGTGGCAATTTTTAAAATTAGTTAGGCAAGCTAGACCCACCGTCATCATGGGCTGGATGTATCATGGCTGTTTGGCCGCCATGCTGGCACGGCTGGTGGTGTGGGCCCCGGTGGTGTGGAACATCCGGCAGAGCCTTTACGATCTCACGTTGGAGAAACGCGGAACCGCCTGGGTCATCCGCAGTCTGGTCCCTTTGTCACGCTGGGTCAGTCGGATCACCTACAATTCCAAGATCAGCGCCCAGCAGCATGAGAAACTGGGTTACGCTGCTTCGAAAACGTTACTCATCGCCAATGGTTTTGACCTGGAGAAATGGCATCCCATGGCGTCTGAAGATCAGAAGCGCGTGACAGAATCGCAGGTGAAAATCGGTCGTTTTGGCCGCTACTCAGCCATCAAAGATTACCCGGTTTTTTTGGAAGCCGCTGCGCTCATCGTGAGGGAAATACCGCAGGCGCAGTTTATTCTTGTGGGCACCGATGTGGATGAAAGGAATGCCGAACTCATGATCCAAGTTCGCACCCTGGGACTGGCAGATCACGTGAAGCTGCTGGGTGAGAGAAATGACCTCCCGCAACTGACTGCCGAGCTGGATCTTTCCGTTTCTTCCTCATTGAGTGAAGGTTTTCCAAACGTGGTCGGTGAAGCCATGGCCTGCGCCGTGCCCGTGGTGGCGACGGATGTGGGCGACACCGCCTGGGTGATGGGTGAAACTGGCCTGCGAGTCCCGCCCCGCTCCCCTACGACCTTGGCTGAAGCCTGCTTGAAAATCTTGCACCTGCCTCCCCAAGAGCGCCGAGCCCAGGGACAAGCGGGGAGAGAACACATCCTGCGTCATTTTTCCCTGGGCAGTGTGCTGGCTCAGTTTGAAACCCTCCTCAATCCCCCTGTCTCATCGCCCTCCCGTGAGACTCATGCCGCCGTTTTGGTGAGCCATCCCTGA
- the asnB gene encoding asparagine synthase (glutamine-hydrolyzing) gives MCGIAGYFTLPRSRTSDQMTAEITRMTDAIILRGPDDAGAWVDAETGIALGHRRLSILDLSPLGHQPMASADGRFVLVFNGEIYNFQELRAELEPHGHSWRGHSDTEVMLAAFLQWGVAEATRQFNGMFAFAVWDKQERALHLGRDRLGEKPLYYGWLGNTFVFASELKAVRQFPGFDAGINRDALCSQLRFNYIPDPHCIYQGFHKLPPASLITLSAPGDKPVPQLYWSLREVIEYGVDHPFTGTETEAIDTFESILRKAVGMRMISDVPLGAFLSGGVDSSLIVAMMQAQSTRPVRTFTIGFDVPEYNEAEFAKAVANHLRTDHTEMYVTGKDALATIPLLPALYDEPFSDYSQIPTYLVCKMARQHVTVALSGDAGDELFGGYERYFVGRSLWDKFAWMPPALKKTVAGAMTFLPPHTLNSLGSMAGPVLPKRLRHVPFGDKLHKLAEVVAAPGMETLYLNLMSHWKQPENIVIGGHDPQTSITNKKGWPRVTDFTHRMMHLDMENYLPGDILTKVDRAAMGVSLEGRIPLLDTDLIEFAWRVPYSMKVRQGKGKWLMRETLYRHVPKAMIDRPKRGFGVPLGQWLRAEMRDWAEDLLSETRLKREGFFHPAPIRQKWQEHLSGTRNWQFYLWDILMFQAWLAEQK, from the coding sequence ATGTGCGGCATCGCCGGTTATTTCACTCTTCCTCGTTCTCGCACGTCAGACCAAATGACGGCGGAGATCACCCGCATGACGGATGCGATCATCCTGCGCGGGCCAGACGATGCCGGTGCGTGGGTAGATGCCGAGACGGGCATCGCCCTAGGCCACCGCCGCCTTTCCATCTTGGATCTGTCCCCTCTGGGGCACCAGCCCATGGCCAGTGCTGACGGTCGTTTTGTCCTGGTCTTTAACGGAGAGATTTATAACTTTCAGGAACTGCGCGCAGAGCTGGAGCCTCACGGCCATTCCTGGCGGGGTCACTCCGATACAGAGGTCATGCTAGCTGCATTTCTCCAGTGGGGCGTGGCCGAGGCGACTCGGCAGTTCAATGGCATGTTCGCCTTTGCCGTGTGGGACAAACAAGAGCGTGCCCTGCACCTGGGACGTGACCGCCTGGGAGAAAAACCTTTGTATTACGGGTGGTTAGGCAACACCTTCGTTTTCGCTTCAGAACTGAAGGCCGTGCGCCAGTTTCCAGGCTTCGATGCAGGCATCAACAGGGATGCATTATGCAGCCAACTTCGGTTCAATTACATCCCCGATCCGCACTGCATCTACCAGGGCTTTCATAAGCTGCCTCCGGCGTCCCTCATCACCCTGAGCGCTCCCGGCGACAAACCTGTCCCTCAACTTTATTGGTCTTTGCGTGAGGTCATTGAATATGGCGTGGACCACCCTTTCACCGGGACAGAAACGGAAGCGATAGATACCTTTGAATCCATCCTCAGGAAAGCCGTAGGCATGCGCATGATCTCAGACGTGCCTCTGGGAGCTTTCCTTTCTGGTGGGGTGGATTCCTCCCTCATCGTCGCGATGATGCAGGCGCAAAGTACGCGACCTGTACGCACCTTCACCATCGGCTTTGACGTCCCGGAATACAATGAGGCGGAGTTTGCTAAAGCCGTGGCAAATCATCTGCGCACGGACCATACCGAGATGTATGTGACGGGTAAGGATGCCCTGGCCACCATTCCTTTGCTACCAGCACTCTATGATGAGCCGTTTTCAGATTACTCGCAGATCCCGACTTACCTCGTCTGCAAAATGGCGAGACAGCATGTTACAGTGGCCTTGAGCGGTGATGCTGGAGACGAGCTGTTTGGTGGATACGAGCGCTATTTTGTAGGCCGCAGTCTTTGGGATAAATTTGCCTGGATGCCTCCGGCGCTCAAGAAGACCGTCGCAGGCGCCATGACCTTCCTGCCACCTCATACACTCAATTCGTTAGGCTCGATGGCGGGTCCGGTTTTGCCAAAACGTCTGCGGCATGTTCCTTTCGGGGATAAGTTGCACAAACTCGCCGAAGTCGTGGCCGCGCCAGGCATGGAGACGCTGTATCTGAATTTGATGTCGCACTGGAAACAGCCTGAAAACATCGTGATCGGCGGTCATGATCCACAGACCAGCATCACGAACAAAAAAGGCTGGCCACGGGTGACGGATTTCACCCATCGCATGATGCACCTGGACATGGAAAACTATCTGCCAGGGGACATCCTCACTAAGGTAGATCGCGCCGCCATGGGGGTAAGCCTGGAAGGACGCATTCCTCTGCTGGATACCGACCTCATCGAGTTCGCCTGGCGAGTGCCTTACTCTATGAAAGTGCGCCAGGGTAAGGGTAAATGGCTGATGCGGGAGACCCTCTACCGCCACGTTCCAAAAGCAATGATTGACCGCCCCAAACGCGGCTTCGGTGTACCTCTGGGGCAATGGCTGCGAGCTGAGATGCGCGATTGGGCAGAAGATCTGCTCAGCGAGACACGGCTGAAACGTGAAGGCTTTTTCCACCCCGCGCCCATCCGCCAAAAATGGCAGGAGCATCTGAGTGGCACGCGCAACTGGCAGTTTTATCTGTGGGATATTTTGATGTTCCAGGCCTGGCTAGCAGAGCAGAAGTAA
- a CDS encoding O-antigen ligase family protein — protein MHPSSPLHAASLQAHPGALAKPDPLVHRMVVWICGTILGLLAADVVIGLYNAGISPLKPSLYTVVVVAGCIGLSALSGIRFAPVSLLVLLLPAVRLFDAALLSRSVTTLQNQAGMDHLRIMLIILATLAVLSTTPGMNAVRWAAILAIFMTTGSEVAEMLGLAKFSSINGRFAGFNSHPNFPPVLLCEMLGITFALCRSFKLNCLLIAVSFVGVALTYGRSGFVVLALMCTVYILQNARRNLPFLLLMAAIAIPAAGVGFAILQSRTEQGVVKDKNTSDRLQAIYELDFEKLKSPERAQDLAHGWEGVMQKPLLGHGTGVSGVLYAPHNEYVSILLELGIPGLLLFVGTLGALVVRSFMTGGKAGYLLFAIIAYTPAGQGRIEMPHYYLALATAAFILWPQRFRIVVATPASPATP, from the coding sequence ATGCATCCTTCATCGCCACTCCATGCAGCCAGTCTGCAGGCTCATCCGGGGGCCTTGGCAAAACCAGATCCTCTGGTGCACCGGATGGTCGTCTGGATCTGCGGCACCATTTTAGGGCTGCTCGCGGCAGATGTGGTCATCGGTCTCTACAATGCCGGGATCTCTCCGCTGAAACCCTCGCTTTACACCGTGGTGGTGGTGGCGGGCTGCATCGGTCTCTCCGCTTTGAGTGGGATCCGTTTTGCACCCGTGAGTTTGCTGGTGCTGCTGCTGCCGGCAGTACGATTGTTTGATGCCGCGCTGCTTTCACGCTCGGTCACGACTCTCCAGAATCAGGCGGGGATGGACCACCTGCGCATCATGCTGATCATCTTGGCCACGCTGGCTGTCTTATCCACCACTCCAGGCATGAATGCCGTAAGGTGGGCCGCCATCTTGGCCATCTTCATGACGACGGGATCTGAAGTCGCCGAAATGCTAGGCCTCGCCAAATTTTCCAGCATCAATGGCCGCTTCGCAGGCTTTAATAGTCATCCGAACTTCCCCCCCGTTTTGCTCTGCGAGATGCTGGGCATCACGTTTGCTTTATGTCGCAGTTTTAAGCTGAATTGCTTACTCATCGCGGTTTCTTTCGTGGGGGTGGCCCTTACCTATGGGCGCAGTGGCTTTGTGGTTTTGGCCCTCATGTGCACCGTGTACATCCTCCAAAACGCTCGGCGAAATCTGCCCTTCCTTTTGCTCATGGCCGCCATCGCCATTCCTGCTGCAGGCGTCGGATTTGCCATTCTTCAAAGCCGTACGGAACAGGGCGTGGTGAAGGATAAAAACACATCTGACCGCCTCCAGGCTATCTATGAACTGGACTTCGAAAAGCTAAAATCACCTGAACGAGCCCAGGACCTAGCGCACGGCTGGGAAGGTGTCATGCAAAAGCCTTTGTTAGGCCACGGCACGGGCGTTTCTGGTGTGCTCTACGCTCCGCATAATGAATATGTCTCCATCTTGTTAGAGTTGGGCATCCCTGGGCTCCTGCTGTTTGTAGGCACCCTGGGGGCACTGGTCGTCCGCAGTTTCATGACCGGGGGAAAGGCGGGTTATCTGCTGTTTGCCATCATCGCTTATACCCCAGCGGGTCAGGGACGGATCGAGATGCCACATTACTATCTCGCGCTGGCAACTGCAGCCTTCATTCTATGGCCGCAACGTTTTCGCATCGTCGTGGCCACGCCCGCGTCTCCCGCCACCCCGTGA
- a CDS encoding YlbF family regulator — MNAAIDPIIASHIEALCAAIAADPEVQAARNQAETFLADEGAVSLYRDVMTLGRSLEQRHRSGAEMEPAEVSRFQALQDQADGNEVIQSFMAAQDLLQDVANKVNGFVTKTLEKGRVPTHDEVFGQAGCGEGCGCH, encoded by the coding sequence ATGAACGCCGCTATCGATCCGATCATCGCCTCCCACATTGAAGCTCTGTGCGCCGCTATCGCCGCAGATCCTGAAGTGCAGGCTGCCCGTAACCAAGCCGAAACTTTCTTGGCTGATGAAGGTGCAGTCTCTCTTTACCGTGATGTGATGACCCTGGGCCGCAGCCTGGAGCAGCGTCACCGCAGCGGGGCGGAGATGGAGCCCGCCGAAGTCAGCCGTTTTCAGGCGCTACAAGACCAGGCTGATGGCAATGAAGTGATCCAGAGCTTCATGGCTGCCCAGGACTTGCTGCAAGATGTGGCTAACAAAGTGAATGGTTTTGTTACCAAGACTCTGGAAAAAGGCCGGGTGCCGACTCACGACGAAGTCTTTGGCCAAGCTGGTTGTGGCGAAGGCTGCGGCTGCCATTGA
- a CDS encoding ABC transporter ATP-binding protein, whose product MPPSAPIFEARALRKVYHTGELDVVALHGVDIQFHSSELVVLLGASGSGKSTLLNILGGLDTPTSGQLRYKGWDLTGGDERTLTLFRRNCVGFVFQFYNLIPSLTARENVALITDISRDPMKPEEALALVNLQHRMDHFPSQLSGGEQQRVAIARAIAKKPEVLLCDEPTGALDVNTGIAVLEAVERINRELGTLTVIITHNADMAGMADRVLHLKDGQIVKSHHNETRVPVTSLKW is encoded by the coding sequence ATGCCTCCCTCCGCTCCCATTTTTGAGGCCCGTGCCCTGCGGAAAGTTTACCATACTGGTGAGCTGGACGTGGTGGCGCTACATGGAGTGGATATCCAATTTCACTCCAGTGAATTGGTCGTCCTACTGGGGGCTTCGGGCAGTGGCAAATCCACCTTGCTGAATATCCTGGGTGGACTGGATACACCGACCAGTGGCCAGCTACGCTACAAGGGCTGGGATCTCACCGGAGGCGACGAGCGCACGCTGACGCTCTTCCGGCGAAACTGCGTGGGCTTTGTCTTCCAGTTTTACAATCTCATCCCCAGCCTCACGGCCCGGGAAAATGTGGCGCTGATCACAGACATTTCGCGGGACCCCATGAAGCCGGAGGAAGCCCTGGCCTTGGTAAATTTGCAGCACCGCATGGATCATTTCCCCTCCCAGCTCAGTGGAGGCGAACAGCAACGCGTGGCCATTGCCCGCGCGATTGCGAAGAAGCCAGAGGTTTTACTCTGCGATGAACCCACCGGAGCGCTGGATGTGAATACGGGCATTGCCGTGCTGGAAGCTGTGGAGCGTATCAATCGCGAGCTCGGCACCCTAACGGTCATCATTACCCACAATGCGGACATGGCAGGGATGGCGGATCGCGTGCTACATCTCAAAGATGGGCAGATTGTGAAATCTCATCACAATGAAACGCGGGTGCCTGTGACCAGCCTGAAGTGGTAA
- a CDS encoding MFS transporter: MTRSPYWKWWITGLLLLATTINYMDRVTLANASVRVTQEFGLNDEQYGNLELTFGWAFAAGSLVFGFLADRIRIYWLYPCVLAGWSLMGMLSGWTQDYTGLLVCRTLLGFFEAGHWPCALKTTFAVLTEKDRTMGNSVLQSGASIGAIITPQVMMLLMTEDLGSWRSAFVVVGASGLLWVVAWFLMLRPRDLDVPARAVTVAPVNLGSILISPSFWALALLITGTQTVWHMYRVWMMKFLQTGRGYAESEALNFNSLYYISTDVGCVMAGVASLWLVRRFHCSPHQSRRWVYAAACGLTSLSVALPWLGQGWLLLGVLLLIGAGALALFPCYYTFVQELSEEHVGRLTGLLSFWVWVITSPLHRWFGKLADSTGSYDLGLVIAGLAPWIGVFAMRWLWRPQARLA, encoded by the coding sequence ATGACACGCTCCCCTTACTGGAAATGGTGGATCACAGGCCTGCTTTTGCTTGCCACGACAATCAATTACATGGACCGCGTCACGCTGGCGAACGCCTCCGTTCGTGTGACTCAGGAGTTCGGCCTGAATGATGAGCAGTATGGCAATTTGGAACTCACTTTTGGTTGGGCCTTTGCCGCAGGGTCGTTGGTCTTTGGTTTCCTGGCGGATCGCATTCGCATCTACTGGTTGTACCCTTGCGTGCTCGCAGGTTGGTCGCTGATGGGCATGCTGTCCGGCTGGACCCAGGATTACACGGGACTGCTGGTTTGCCGCACCTTGCTGGGTTTTTTTGAGGCAGGGCACTGGCCGTGTGCGTTAAAGACGACCTTTGCTGTCCTGACAGAAAAAGATCGGACCATGGGTAACAGTGTCTTGCAGAGTGGGGCCTCCATTGGGGCTATCATCACTCCTCAGGTGATGATGCTTTTGATGACAGAGGATCTTGGTTCCTGGAGATCTGCCTTTGTCGTGGTGGGGGCATCTGGGCTGCTATGGGTGGTGGCATGGTTCCTCATGCTGCGGCCTCGGGATCTGGATGTGCCTGCCCGTGCAGTGACAGTGGCCCCTGTGAATCTGGGCAGCATCCTTATCAGTCCTAGCTTTTGGGCACTGGCTCTACTGATCACAGGCACGCAGACTGTGTGGCACATGTACCGAGTTTGGATGATGAAGTTTTTGCAAACGGGACGTGGCTATGCGGAGAGCGAGGCGCTGAATTTTAATTCGCTCTATTACATCTCCACCGATGTCGGCTGTGTCATGGCGGGGGTGGCCTCGCTTTGGCTCGTGCGGCGATTCCATTGTTCACCGCACCAATCACGGCGCTGGGTGTATGCCGCTGCTTGTGGACTCACCTCTCTCAGCGTGGCCTTACCCTGGCTGGGGCAGGGATGGTTATTGCTCGGCGTGCTGTTGCTCATCGGCGCAGGAGCTTTGGCCCTTTTTCCCTGCTACTACACCTTTGTACAGGAATTGTCAGAAGAGCACGTGGGTCGCCTGACCGGATTGCTCAGTTTTTGGGTCTGGGTCATTACCTCGCCGCTGCATCGTTGGTTCGGCAAATTGGCCGATAGCACAGGTTCCTACGACCTGGGGTTGGTCATCGCGGGGCTTGCGCCATGGATCGGCGTCTTCGCCATGAGGTGGCTTTGGCGGCCTCAGGCTCGGCTAGCGTGA
- a CDS encoding creatininase family protein, whose product MQLTDLTWPEIATLDKNTPVVFPIAALEQHGRHMPLFTDSLLMGEIARRAELELGNEVLFAPLQWLGNSHHHLDFPGTLSAEPRVYLDLLVGLLENFIAHGFRRLILLNGHGGNDVPGKQAVFEVRQRHRQRDDLLLLFATYWSLSPDAGTTHPELGQKVMGHACEWETSMVLRLAPHLVKPLDGVTDVPFGNSFEPAARGWIMQDRSAPGHVGDPTQATAEKGEALFQGFTRDVVALLRRMLLWNGKSWDG is encoded by the coding sequence ATGCAGCTCACAGATCTGACTTGGCCAGAAATTGCCACTCTCGATAAAAACACGCCCGTCGTGTTTCCCATCGCGGCGCTGGAGCAACATGGCAGGCACATGCCGCTTTTTACAGACTCTTTATTGATGGGGGAGATCGCGCGACGGGCAGAGCTAGAACTAGGAAATGAGGTCCTGTTTGCCCCGTTGCAGTGGCTGGGTAATTCGCATCATCATCTGGACTTTCCTGGCACTCTTTCCGCAGAGCCACGCGTGTATCTGGACTTGCTTGTGGGCCTTCTAGAAAACTTTATCGCTCACGGTTTCCGTCGCCTGATCCTCCTCAATGGTCATGGGGGCAATGATGTGCCAGGAAAACAGGCGGTGTTTGAGGTGCGTCAGCGGCATCGCCAGCGGGATGATTTACTCCTTCTTTTTGCCACTTACTGGAGCCTGAGTCCAGACGCGGGCACTACGCACCCTGAACTGGGGCAAAAAGTCATGGGGCATGCCTGTGAGTGGGAAACATCCATGGTCTTGAGGCTCGCTCCGCATTTAGTGAAGCCTTTGGACGGCGTAACGGATGTGCCCTTTGGCAATAGCTTTGAGCCTGCAGCGCGCGGCTGGATCATGCAGGATCGCTCTGCTCCCGGACACGTGGGAGATCCCACTCAAGCGACTGCAGAAAAGGGAGAGGCATTGTTCCAGGGCTTCACCCGAGATGTCGTGGCGCTGCTGCGACGCATGCTTCTTTGGAACGGAAAAAGCTGGGATGGTTGA
- a CDS encoding phospholipase D-like domain-containing protein has protein sequence MPTSFLADQETIAQATKKRTVRREGTSGFEMMADGKEAYLARLAVVESARKTLDFQYFIWADDVCGTVFADRLLAAADRGVKVRMLLDITHGAQSEVKSATLAAHPNIEIAFFNPMTALKGIFAGNPIPLIGEIDRMQSRMHNKILIADKKLLIGGGRNLADTYFGVDRKHNMRDLDFIAQGPVVNAATQSFNLYWNSPLTRKGDRTKLTAKDQDKLQDMRQNIDRKKGHLARHHSYAYPITLAREDARKILDELSDRMVWAEYEFIADPPERMLRKGKVASPVWRTVEDAIEGSQKEVIMHAAYLIPQEETLALLQETAKRGVNIRLLTNSLASIDGLLAMTGIANRRKEVLETGAAYYELNARAPARKDYLHTPKPTLLGMHTKGLVVDNRISFIGSYNMDPRSKYINTETGVIINSPTFAARLKNYLMEDLQPENCWQVNQEKNNRLTWKGKTQHGQPITHRADPEVPIKKRVSYWLLTHLPWENLL, from the coding sequence GTGCCGACTTCCTTTTTGGCAGATCAAGAAACCATTGCTCAGGCGACGAAGAAACGCACCGTGCGCCGTGAAGGGACCTCCGGCTTTGAAATGATGGCCGATGGCAAAGAGGCTTATTTGGCACGCTTAGCGGTAGTCGAATCTGCCCGAAAGACCCTGGATTTCCAATATTTCATCTGGGCGGATGACGTGTGTGGCACAGTGTTCGCGGATCGCCTGCTGGCAGCAGCAGACCGGGGCGTGAAAGTGCGCATGCTGCTGGACATCACCCATGGTGCTCAGAGTGAAGTGAAGTCTGCCACCCTGGCCGCACATCCCAACATTGAGATCGCGTTCTTTAACCCCATGACAGCGCTGAAGGGGATCTTTGCAGGCAATCCTATTCCCTTGATTGGTGAGATTGATCGCATGCAGAGCCGCATGCATAACAAAATCCTCATCGCCGACAAAAAATTACTCATCGGTGGAGGGCGTAATTTGGCAGACACCTATTTCGGCGTGGATCGAAAGCACAACATGAGGGATCTGGACTTCATCGCCCAAGGTCCAGTGGTGAATGCCGCCACCCAGTCGTTTAATCTTTATTGGAACTCCCCGCTCACTCGCAAAGGAGATCGCACCAAACTCACCGCTAAGGATCAAGATAAGCTGCAAGACATGCGGCAGAACATTGACCGCAAAAAGGGCCACTTGGCCCGTCATCACAGCTATGCTTACCCCATCACCCTCGCCCGTGAGGATGCCCGAAAAATCTTGGATGAACTCTCTGACCGGATGGTGTGGGCTGAGTATGAATTCATCGCCGATCCGCCTGAACGCATGCTTCGCAAGGGTAAAGTAGCCTCCCCCGTTTGGCGGACGGTGGAAGATGCCATCGAAGGCTCCCAAAAGGAGGTGATCATGCATGCCGCCTATCTCATTCCCCAAGAGGAAACTTTGGCCTTACTCCAAGAAACGGCCAAGCGCGGTGTGAACATCCGACTGCTCACCAATTCACTAGCCTCCATAGATGGCCTGCTTGCCATGACAGGTATTGCCAATCGGAGAAAGGAAGTGCTCGAAACAGGAGCTGCCTATTACGAATTGAACGCCCGCGCCCCTGCCCGCAAAGACTACCTCCACACGCCAAAGCCTACCCTTCTGGGTATGCATACCAAGGGACTTGTGGTGGATAATCGAATCTCCTTTATCGGCTCATACAACATGGATCCGCGCTCCAAGTACATCAACACGGAGACAGGCGTGATTATCAATAGCCCCACCTTTGCCGCACGACTGAAAAACTACCTCATGGAGGACCTCCAACCGGAGAACTGCTGGCAAGTCAATCAGGAGAAAAACAATCGCCTGACATGGAAAGGCAAAACTCAGCACGGGCAGCCCATCACTCATCGTGCAGACCCTGAGGTTCCGATCAAAAAACGTGTCTCCTACTGGCTACTCACTCATTTACCGTGGGAGAATTTACTCTAA